In Kitasatospora gansuensis, a genomic segment contains:
- a CDS encoding EamA family transporter — protein MTSSHRRFQVIAALLAVWVLWGSTFLGIRVMVGAAPPLFAAGVRFTAAGAILLTAVAWAARRRNRHSTPDGHGPGVRERLRGRAGRFALLGVLHFLCANGLVSVAEQRLPSAAAGVCFATVPLWTLLLRAVTGGRPTAADLAVVACGLGGVALLLGFQAGPLLPSLQVLAAAAVWALAGHLAARPDRAAGPPAGPALSSAVQMVSGGLALLTASAVGGEWSRIRPEALTSVSFWLAGAHLVLLGSLVGFWAYIWLVTKVDQRLAGTYAYVNPVVAVLLGWLLLGERLPTGALLGTALVTAAVAWTVLSQGARRDRPAKSSPPIPLTQTTKANT, from the coding sequence GTGACCAGTTCGCACCGGCGGTTCCAGGTCATCGCCGCACTGCTCGCGGTGTGGGTGCTGTGGGGCTCGACGTTCCTCGGCATCCGGGTGATGGTCGGTGCCGCGCCCCCGCTGTTCGCGGCCGGGGTCCGGTTCACCGCCGCCGGGGCGATCCTGCTGACGGCGGTGGCCTGGGCCGCCCGTCGGCGCAACCGGCACAGCACCCCTGACGGGCACGGGCCCGGCGTCCGGGAGCGGCTGCGCGGCCGGGCCGGGCGGTTCGCCCTGCTCGGGGTGCTGCACTTCCTGTGCGCCAACGGCCTGGTCAGCGTGGCCGAGCAGCGGCTCCCCTCGGCGGCGGCGGGCGTCTGCTTCGCCACCGTGCCGCTCTGGACGCTGCTGCTGCGCGCGGTCACCGGCGGCCGGCCGACCGCGGCCGATCTCGCCGTGGTGGCCTGCGGGTTGGGCGGGGTGGCGCTGCTGCTCGGCTTCCAGGCCGGGCCGCTGCTGCCCTCGCTCCAGGTGCTGGCCGCCGCCGCGGTCTGGGCGCTGGCCGGCCACCTGGCCGCCCGTCCGGACCGGGCGGCCGGGCCGCCCGCGGGCCCCGCGCTCAGCTCGGCGGTCCAGATGGTCTCTGGCGGACTGGCCCTGCTGACCGCCTCGGCGGTCGGCGGCGAGTGGTCCCGGATCAGGCCGGAGGCGCTCACCTCGGTGTCGTTCTGGCTGGCCGGGGCGCACCTGGTGCTGCTCGGCTCGCTGGTCGGCTTCTGGGCCTACATCTGGCTGGTGACCAAGGTCGACCAGCGGCTGGCCGGCACCTACGCGTACGTCAACCCGGTCGTCGCGGTGCTGCTCGGCTGGCTGCTGCTGGGCGAACGCCTGCCCACCGGCGCCCTGTTGGGCACCGCGTTGGTCACCGCCGCGGTCGCCTGGACGGTGCTCTCGCAGGGCGCCCGCCGCGACCGCCCGGCAAAATCCTCCCCTCCCATTCCCCTCACTCAGACAACGAAGGCGAACACATGA
- a CDS encoding methyltransferase domain-containing protein produces the protein MTQEILEQPVEVPAWDAGRYDSQFGYVSRLAGGVLDLLAPQPGETVLDLGCGTGELAEQIRDRGARVLLVDSDPAMVVAASQRLRQPAVLADGHDFKVVEPVDAVFSNAALHWMTRPEQVIRSVRTALRPGGRFVAEMGGARNVAGIVEALRAALAERGQDAGLRSPWYFPEPGEYAELLENNGFRVSRIEHFPRETELHDCPDGVVDWLRMFGSALVAHLPEAEHEEVFRRAGELAEPTLRRDGRWYADYWRLRFVAVSAETETAR, from the coding sequence ATGACTCAGGAAATCCTGGAGCAGCCCGTCGAGGTCCCGGCCTGGGACGCGGGCCGCTACGACAGCCAGTTCGGCTACGTCTCCCGGCTGGCCGGCGGGGTGCTCGACCTGCTCGCCCCGCAGCCCGGCGAGACGGTGCTCGATCTCGGCTGCGGCACCGGCGAGTTGGCCGAACAGATCCGCGACCGGGGCGCCCGGGTGCTGCTGGTGGACAGCGACCCGGCCATGGTGGTGGCCGCCAGCCAGCGGTTGCGGCAGCCCGCGGTGCTGGCCGACGGCCACGACTTCAAGGTGGTCGAGCCGGTCGACGCGGTGTTCTCGAACGCCGCGCTGCACTGGATGACCCGCCCAGAGCAGGTGATCCGCTCGGTCCGCACCGCGCTCCGCCCCGGCGGCCGGTTCGTCGCCGAGATGGGCGGCGCCCGCAACGTCGCCGGGATCGTCGAGGCGCTGCGCGCCGCGCTGGCCGAGCGCGGCCAGGACGCGGGCCTGCGCTCGCCCTGGTACTTCCCCGAGCCCGGCGAGTACGCCGAGCTGCTGGAGAACAACGGCTTCCGGGTCAGCCGGATCGAGCACTTCCCGCGCGAGACCGAGCTGCACGACTGCCCGGACGGGGTGGTGGACTGGCTGCGGATGTTCGGCTCCGCCCTGGTCGCCCACCTGCCCGAGGCCGAGCACGAGGAGGTCTTCCGCCGGGCCGGCGAACTGGCCGAGCCCACCCTGCGCCGGGACGGCCGCTGGTACGCCGACTACTGGCGGCTGCGGTTCGTGGCGGTATCGGCGGAGACGGAGACGGCCCGATGA
- a CDS encoding acyl-CoA dehydrogenase family protein, whose amino-acid sequence MTDTAAPDTASSTAAPQRDLAPLVVRREPAANPDQDYADRVAAFVAAHPELLATDRWEDPAVPPVRELIGALGAAGLLRAAWPAATPEVDGRSPRCLALGRAIQLHTAFAQVANGAPGAAVLTQLEVGTRLLTGHPELLDGLLDGTVTVSLAATEPDGGSDLSTLTTRVGRDGERLTVTGEKWFISNAPFADLLLVLAEDPEQHTGPRPGPALLLVDTRQAGAGEVEVTALGGSGHTGLTGSISLRSAPVRAVLAPAGQGLLTLMRHWIHERVMLTVRMTALAQAVLDDAVSGARHRSTFGSPLLTNQHVRFLLAELSAEVAEVRSAALQGVRLLVEGGCTAAYAAMCKYRASVLLRRVADEAIQLAGADGYRTGHPAERALRDGFGLALAGGTDELMLMQIERG is encoded by the coding sequence ATGACTGACACCGCCGCACCTGACACCGCGAGCTCCACCGCCGCGCCCCAGCGCGACCTGGCCCCGCTGGTCGTCCGCCGGGAGCCGGCCGCCAACCCCGACCAGGACTACGCGGACCGGGTGGCCGCCTTCGTGGCCGCCCACCCGGAGCTGCTGGCCACCGACCGCTGGGAGGACCCGGCCGTGCCGCCGGTCCGGGAGCTGATCGGCGCACTCGGCGCGGCCGGTCTGCTCCGGGCCGCCTGGCCGGCCGCCACCCCCGAGGTGGACGGCCGCAGCCCGCGCTGTCTGGCGCTCGGCCGGGCGATCCAGCTGCACACCGCCTTCGCCCAGGTCGCGAACGGTGCCCCCGGCGCCGCCGTACTGACCCAACTGGAGGTCGGCACGCGGCTGTTGACCGGCCACCCGGAGCTGCTGGACGGCCTGCTGGACGGCACCGTCACGGTCTCGCTGGCCGCCACCGAACCGGACGGCGGCAGCGATCTCTCCACCCTGACCACCCGGGTCGGCCGGGACGGTGAGCGGCTCACCGTCACCGGGGAGAAGTGGTTCATCAGCAACGCCCCGTTCGCCGACCTGCTGCTGGTGCTGGCCGAGGACCCGGAGCAGCACACCGGGCCGCGCCCCGGCCCGGCCCTGCTGCTGGTGGACACCAGGCAGGCCGGGGCCGGCGAGGTCGAGGTGACCGCGCTGGGCGGCTCCGGCCACACCGGGCTGACCGGCTCGATCAGCCTGCGCTCGGCCCCGGTCCGGGCCGTGCTGGCACCCGCCGGGCAGGGCCTGCTGACCCTGATGCGGCACTGGATCCACGAGCGGGTGATGCTCACCGTCCGGATGACCGCGCTGGCCCAGGCGGTGCTGGACGACGCGGTCAGCGGGGCCCGGCACCGGAGCACCTTCGGCAGCCCGCTGCTGACCAATCAGCACGTCCGCTTCCTGCTCGCCGAGCTCTCCGCCGAGGTGGCCGAGGTTCGCTCGGCCGCGCTGCAGGGCGTCCGGCTGCTGGTGGAGGGCGGCTGCACGGCGGCGTACGCCGCGATGTGCAAGTACCGGGCCTCGGTGCTGCTGCGCCGGGTCGCCGACGAGGCGATCCAGCTGGCCGGCGCCGACGGCTACCGCACCGGCCACCCGGCCGAGCGGGCGCTGCGCGACGGCTTCGGTCTGGCGCTGGCCGGTGGCACCGACGAACTGATGCTCATGCAGATCGAGAGAGGATGA
- a CDS encoding amino acid adenylation domain-containing protein → MTGSLLRALAGHAGTAPGRAALVTSGRRLSYRELYREAAAVASGLARRGVGRGALVGVHGEKSAAAVTALLGVLLAGAAYVPLDPSAPAARRRGLVGDAGLAAVLGSRTRLPRLTAELGPVPLLAVEDLVEEHGAEPFTPVEVGPEDLAYVLYTSGSTGRPKGVCIPHRALDAFFAGVGPLLEIGPESVCLNTSALHFDVSVVDLLLPLLHGATVHLGPALPLPALLLDLIERERVTHLAAVGSTLTLLAQQGDGLTGRRLGALRRIMTGAEVLNPATVQSWLAAAEQVRVVNGYGPTEATCLVVAQPIAEREPGRTAHYPIGRPLPGVTVAFRSPDGTVTEHGPGELLIAGDQLMTGYLNRPEEQAAAFLEVAGVRHYRTGDLGERGPDGVIAFAGRADDEVKIRGYRINLNEVRGSVESHPAVAQAFVAAAPDERDGLALACVVRLRPGAEADQAGLAAHVAGALPRYMVPREFVLVPEFPALSTGKPDTVRLRELVGA, encoded by the coding sequence GTGACCGGCAGCCTGCTCCGGGCGCTGGCCGGACACGCCGGGACGGCGCCGGGACGGGCCGCCCTGGTCACCTCAGGCCGGCGGCTGAGCTACCGCGAGCTGTACCGGGAGGCGGCCGCGGTCGCCTCCGGTCTGGCCCGGCGCGGTGTCGGCCGGGGTGCCCTGGTCGGGGTGCACGGCGAGAAGTCGGCCGCCGCGGTGACCGCCCTGCTGGGCGTGCTGCTGGCCGGTGCGGCGTACGTACCGCTGGACCCGTCCGCCCCGGCGGCCCGGCGGCGCGGCCTGGTCGGCGACGCCGGCCTGGCGGCCGTACTGGGCTCCAGGACCAGGCTGCCCCGGCTGACCGCCGAGCTCGGGCCGGTCCCGCTGCTGGCCGTGGAGGACCTGGTGGAGGAGCACGGCGCCGAGCCGTTCACCCCCGTCGAGGTCGGCCCGGAGGACCTGGCGTACGTGCTCTACACCTCGGGATCGACCGGGCGTCCGAAGGGCGTCTGCATCCCGCACCGGGCGCTGGACGCGTTCTTCGCGGGGGTCGGGCCGCTGCTGGAGATCGGCCCCGAGTCGGTCTGCCTGAACACCTCGGCGCTGCACTTCGACGTCTCGGTGGTCGACCTGCTGCTGCCGCTGCTGCACGGCGCGACCGTGCACCTGGGCCCGGCGCTGCCGCTGCCCGCGCTGCTGCTGGACCTGATCGAGCGGGAGCGGGTCACCCACCTGGCGGCGGTCGGCTCCACGCTGACCCTGCTGGCCCAGCAGGGCGACGGGCTGACGGGCCGTCGGCTGGGCGCGCTGCGCCGGATCATGACCGGGGCCGAGGTGCTCAACCCGGCCACCGTGCAGTCCTGGCTGGCGGCGGCGGAGCAGGTCCGGGTGGTGAACGGGTACGGCCCGACCGAGGCGACCTGCCTGGTGGTGGCGCAGCCGATCGCCGAGCGCGAGCCGGGCCGGACCGCGCACTACCCGATCGGCCGGCCGCTGCCTGGTGTCACGGTGGCCTTCCGCTCGCCGGACGGCACCGTCACCGAGCACGGACCCGGCGAACTCCTGATCGCCGGAGACCAGTTGATGACCGGTTACCTCAACCGTCCGGAGGAGCAGGCGGCCGCCTTTCTGGAGGTGGCCGGGGTCCGCCACTACCGCACCGGCGACCTGGGCGAGCGCGGCCCGGACGGCGTGATCGCCTTCGCCGGGCGGGCCGACGACGAGGTGAAGATCCGGGGCTACCGGATCAACCTGAACGAGGTGCGCGGCTCGGTGGAGTCCCACCCGGCGGTGGCCCAGGCCTTCGTGGCCGCCGCCCCGGACGAGCGGGACGGCCTGGCGCTGGCCTGTGTGGTCCGGCTGCGGCCCGGGGCCGAGGCGGACCAGGCGGGGCTGGCCGCGCACGTGGCCGGGGCGCTGCCCCGGTACATGGTGCCGCGCGAGTTCGTGCTGGTGCCCGAGTTCCCCGCGCTGTCGACCGGCAAGCCGGACACCGTCCGGCTGCGTGAACTCGTGGGGGCATGA
- a CDS encoding acyl carrier protein has product MSTIVADTVRDNLIQTLGVIKKREVGAELAADDNFMRALNMDSLDAVELTVRLSSDHGVEFGAEPDDLDALESLSALIDLVVRRGTR; this is encoded by the coding sequence ATGAGCACCATCGTGGCCGACACGGTCCGGGACAACCTGATCCAGACCCTCGGCGTGATCAAGAAGCGCGAAGTCGGCGCCGAGCTGGCCGCCGACGACAACTTCATGCGGGCCCTGAACATGGACTCGCTGGACGCGGTCGAGCTGACGGTCCGTCTGAGCAGCGACCACGGCGTCGAGTTCGGCGCCGAGCCGGACGACCTGGACGCCCTGGAGAGCCTCAGCGCGCTGATCGACCTGGTGGTCCGCCGGGGTACCAGGTGA
- a CDS encoding acyl-CoA dehydrogenase family protein, whose amino-acid sequence MTVLQGVRTGWFTPAQEELRAGLAAHLAAEVEPHIPAWEAAGRFPVREVLAGLGAGGWLGLRFPREHGGAGGSAWEHVVFAECLGGLSSDSVGMTLTVHNDMVAPMIAEGGTPAAVDRFLRPALTGEYVLAHAVSEPGAGSDVAAVTSTATPVDGGYLLTGSKRWVVGGLYADAFAVLARLPEARGPFGHVLLMVPFGEGVTVTAGAPTLGLRAAGVAGTVDFDRVFVPTEYRIGGHGLGLVTQLRQFEQERIISACRALAIADRLLERTRERLDQRISFGAPIGSRQDVSFRLSRLRAEVESARQLAYTAIDRWEGGADYRSASAAVKLRSSRLARTVARECLHLHGAAGQLTESPANRAFRDARLFSISTGSDEMMMTTLARLAGWDD is encoded by the coding sequence ATGACCGTCCTGCAGGGTGTCAGAACGGGCTGGTTCACCCCGGCCCAGGAGGAGTTGCGGGCGGGCCTGGCCGCCCACCTGGCGGCCGAGGTCGAACCGCACATCCCGGCCTGGGAGGCGGCCGGCCGGTTCCCGGTCCGCGAGGTGCTGGCCGGGCTCGGCGCGGGCGGCTGGCTCGGGCTGCGCTTCCCGCGCGAGCACGGCGGCGCCGGCGGCAGCGCCTGGGAGCACGTGGTGTTCGCCGAGTGCCTGGGCGGGCTGTCCTCGGACAGCGTCGGCATGACGCTCACCGTGCACAACGACATGGTCGCCCCGATGATCGCCGAGGGCGGCACCCCGGCTGCGGTGGACCGGTTCCTCCGCCCGGCGCTCACCGGGGAGTACGTGCTGGCGCACGCGGTCTCCGAGCCGGGCGCGGGCTCCGACGTGGCCGCGGTGACCTCCACCGCCACGCCGGTGGACGGCGGTTACCTGCTCACCGGCAGCAAGCGCTGGGTGGTCGGCGGCCTGTACGCGGACGCGTTTGCGGTGCTGGCCCGGCTGCCGGAGGCGCGCGGACCGTTCGGCCACGTGCTGCTGATGGTGCCGTTCGGCGAGGGCGTCACGGTGACGGCGGGTGCCCCGACGCTCGGACTGCGGGCGGCCGGGGTGGCGGGCACGGTCGACTTCGACCGGGTCTTCGTCCCGACCGAGTACCGGATCGGCGGCCACGGGCTCGGACTGGTCACCCAGCTACGGCAGTTCGAGCAGGAGCGGATCATCTCCGCCTGCCGTGCGCTGGCGATCGCCGACCGGCTGCTGGAGCGCACCAGGGAGCGGCTGGACCAGCGGATCAGCTTCGGCGCCCCGATCGGCAGCCGACAGGACGTCAGCTTCCGGCTCTCCCGGCTGCGCGCCGAGGTGGAGAGCGCCAGGCAGCTGGCGTACACCGCGATCGACCGCTGGGAGGGCGGCGCCGACTACCGCTCGGCCTCCGCCGCGGTGAAGCTCCGGTCCAGCCGGCTGGCCCGCACGGTGGCCCGTGAGTGTCTCCATCTGCACGGCGCCGCCGGGCAGTTGACCGAGAGCCCGGCCAACCGGGCGTTCCGCGATGCCCGGCTGTTCTCCATCTCCACCGGATCGGACGAAATGATGATGACCACCCTGGCACGGCTGGCGGGCTGGGATGACTGA